Proteins encoded in a region of the Geobacillus genomosp. 3 genome:
- a CDS encoding NADPH-dependent FMN reductase, which produces MNIVALVGSLRKESYNRKLAEWIKGRYKDKFQLDIADIGALPHYNQDDELNPPAVVAAFKRQVAEADGILIVTPEYNWSVPGVLKNALDWLSRVDKVLVNKPVMIAGVSTGMMGTIRAQLHLRQILQSPGLAAKVLPPAGNEVLVNVASQKFDEAGNLVDAATVEFLDQVIGRFIEWVGR; this is translated from the coding sequence ATGAACATAGTTGCCCTTGTCGGCAGCTTGCGGAAAGAATCGTATAACCGGAAACTGGCAGAGTGGATCAAGGGGCGGTACAAAGACAAATTCCAATTGGACATTGCCGATATCGGCGCTTTGCCACATTACAATCAAGATGATGAACTCAACCCGCCGGCTGTTGTAGCGGCGTTCAAGCGGCAAGTGGCGGAGGCGGACGGTATATTGATCGTAACACCGGAGTACAACTGGTCTGTTCCCGGCGTGCTGAAAAATGCGCTGGACTGGCTGTCGCGTGTGGACAAAGTGTTGGTCAATAAACCTGTGATGATCGCCGGGGTGTCAACAGGGATGATGGGAACGATCCGGGCCCAGCTTCATTTGCGTCAGATCTTGCAAAGCCCGGGGCTGGCGGCGAAAGTGTTGCCGCCGGCCGGGAACGAAGTGCTGGTGAATGTCGCCAGCCAAAAATTCGATGAAGCGGGCAATCTCGTTGATGCCGCGACGGTGGAATTTTTGGATCAAGTGATCGGGCGGTTTATCGAATGGGTCGGGCGCTGA
- a CDS encoding FAD-dependent oxidoreductase, with the protein MPEKFDCIVVGAGPAGTACAYELAKAGVNVLLLERGEYPGAKNVMGGVLYRKMMEDIIPEFYKEAPLERPIVEQRFMLMDKESAVTFSYKGLEWGREPYNNFTVLRAKFDQWFAEKAVEQGALLVCETVALECIVENGRVIGVRTDRPDGEVYADVVVLADGVNSLLAKQLGFHREWRPDEVALAVMEIVKLDKKVIEERFNLEPEQGCTIELLGDATKGILGTGFLYTNKDTLSIGVGTLLSGLIKHKIKPYELLEYVKNHPMIRPYLQGSEPVEYLAHLIPEGGYHSMPKVVGDGVLVVGDAAQLVNAIHREGSNMAMTSGRLAAETIIMAKTYNDFSESMLDHYRLKLMESFIVQDLKKYKDATHHFDSFPQYFERYIPLLNRAASQLFTVDGSSKWEKQKTIWRDLGSVKEKLKLARDVMKVWEVMK; encoded by the coding sequence ATGCCTGAAAAGTTTGATTGTATTGTCGTTGGAGCGGGGCCGGCCGGAACGGCGTGCGCCTATGAACTCGCCAAAGCCGGGGTGAATGTGCTGCTCTTAGAGCGCGGGGAATACCCCGGGGCGAAAAACGTGATGGGCGGTGTACTGTACCGAAAAATGATGGAAGACATCATTCCGGAGTTTTATAAAGAGGCCCCCCTCGAGCGGCCGATCGTTGAGCAGCGGTTTATGTTGATGGATAAAGAGTCGGCGGTGACGTTCAGTTATAAAGGATTGGAATGGGGGCGCGAGCCGTATAACAACTTCACCGTGTTGCGGGCGAAATTTGACCAATGGTTTGCCGAGAAGGCGGTCGAGCAAGGGGCGTTGCTCGTTTGTGAAACGGTGGCGCTGGAGTGCATCGTGGAAAACGGCCGTGTCATCGGCGTCCGCACCGACCGGCCGGATGGCGAGGTGTATGCCGATGTCGTCGTGTTGGCGGACGGCGTGAACTCGTTGTTGGCGAAACAGCTCGGGTTTCACCGCGAATGGCGGCCCGATGAAGTCGCGCTCGCAGTGATGGAAATTGTCAAGCTCGATAAAAAAGTGATCGAAGAACGGTTTAACCTTGAGCCGGAGCAAGGATGCACGATCGAGCTGCTCGGCGATGCGACAAAAGGCATATTAGGAACGGGATTTTTATACACCAATAAAGACACCTTAAGCATCGGCGTCGGCACGCTCCTTTCCGGGCTGATCAAACATAAAATCAAACCGTATGAGCTGCTTGAGTATGTCAAAAACCATCCGATGATCCGCCCGTATCTCCAAGGAAGCGAACCGGTCGAGTATTTGGCGCATTTGATCCCGGAAGGCGGCTACCATTCGATGCCGAAAGTCGTCGGTGACGGCGTGCTTGTCGTTGGGGACGCCGCCCAGTTGGTCAATGCCATTCACCGTGAAGGATCGAATATGGCCATGACATCCGGGCGCCTGGCCGCGGAAACGATCATTATGGCGAAAACATACAACGATTTTTCCGAAAGCATGCTTGACCACTATCGGTTGAAGCTGATGGAAAGCTTTATCGTCCAAGATTTGAAAAAGTATAAAGACGCGACCCACCATTTTGATTCGTTCCCGCAATATTTTGAGCGGTACATTCCGCTGCTCAACCGGGCGGCGAGCCAACTGTTTACGGTCGATGGCTCTTCAAAGTGGGAGAAGCAGAAAACCATTTGGCGTGATCTTGGCTCGGTGAAAGAGAAGCTGAAACTGGCGCGGGATGTGATGAAGGTTTGGGAGGTGATGAAGTAA
- a CDS encoding ferredoxin family protein: protein MGNMPTIEEKQYLVRFNADTRSHLHVLDHDICLTKCPDKICTIFCPAAVYKWEGTRMHVGYEGCHECGSCRIGCPYGNIRWEYPRGGHGIVFRLG from the coding sequence ATGGGGAATATGCCAACGATTGAGGAAAAGCAGTATTTAGTCCGCTTTAATGCCGATACGAGGTCGCATCTTCACGTCCTTGACCACGATATTTGCCTGACGAAATGCCCGGACAAAATTTGCACGATTTTCTGCCCAGCGGCCGTGTATAAATGGGAGGGAACGCGGATGCATGTCGGATATGAAGGGTGTCATGAATGCGGCAGCTGCCGCATCGGCTGTCCGTACGGAAATATTCGCTGGGAGTATCCGAGGGGCGGTCACGGGATCGTCTTTCGGTTAGGGTGA
- a CDS encoding electron transfer flavoprotein subunit alpha/FixB family protein produces MNVSDYQGIWVYIEVKDGTVAPVSLELLGAGRALADKRGTELGGVLIGSGVKSLAPTLFAYGADVVYVYDDPIFAHYRTEPYMRALLDCCQKYKPEVLLYGATPTGKDLASAIATDLPTGLTADTTILDIEEDTGLLLASRPAFGGNIMATILCKKYRPQMATVRPKVMKALRPDPERTGRIVEEQIELHEEEMRTKVLEVVRETVKKARIDEAEIIVAGGKGMGSKEGFQLIHELANVLGAAVGASRDAVEAGWISHDHQVGQTGVTVTPKIYFAIGISGAIQHIVGMQNSELIIAINKDPNAPIFQSCHYGIVGDALEIVPLLIERLKEEMPKRRASVDVKEGVRHA; encoded by the coding sequence ATGAACGTAAGCGATTATCAAGGGATATGGGTTTACATTGAGGTGAAAGACGGAACGGTGGCTCCGGTTTCCTTGGAGCTGCTTGGGGCTGGGCGGGCGCTCGCTGATAAGCGCGGCACCGAGCTTGGCGGAGTGTTAATTGGAAGCGGTGTCAAATCGCTCGCGCCGACGTTGTTTGCCTATGGGGCGGATGTCGTTTATGTATACGACGACCCGATTTTTGCCCATTACCGGACCGAGCCGTATATGCGCGCTTTGCTTGACTGTTGTCAAAAGTATAAACCGGAAGTGCTGTTGTATGGGGCGACGCCGACAGGGAAAGACTTGGCGAGCGCCATTGCCACTGATTTGCCGACCGGACTGACGGCCGATACGACCATTTTGGATATTGAAGAGGATACCGGGTTGTTGCTGGCGAGCCGGCCGGCGTTTGGCGGCAATATTATGGCGACGATTTTGTGCAAAAAGTACCGTCCGCAAATGGCGACGGTTCGGCCGAAAGTCATGAAGGCGCTTCGTCCCGATCCGGAGCGGACTGGCCGAATCGTTGAAGAGCAGATCGAGCTGCATGAGGAAGAAATGCGGACGAAAGTGCTTGAAGTCGTTCGGGAAACGGTGAAAAAAGCGCGTATCGATGAAGCGGAAATCATCGTAGCCGGCGGCAAAGGAATGGGCAGCAAAGAAGGATTCCAGCTCATCCATGAGCTGGCGAATGTCCTCGGCGCTGCGGTCGGCGCGAGCCGCGATGCCGTCGAAGCCGGATGGATCAGCCATGATCACCAAGTCGGGCAAACCGGGGTGACGGTGACGCCGAAAATTTATTTCGCCATCGGCATTTCCGGTGCGATTCAACATATCGTCGGCATGCAAAATTCCGAGCTGATCATCGCCATTAATAAAGACCCGAACGCGCCGATTTTCCAGTCGTGCCATTACGGCATTGTCGGCGATGCGTTGGAGATTGTGCCGCTGCTAATCGAACGGCTGAAAGAAGAGATGCCAAAACGAAGAGCATCCGTTGATGTGAAGGAGGGGGTCCGCCATGCCTGA